One part of the Carassius gibelio isolate Cgi1373 ecotype wild population from Czech Republic chromosome B6, carGib1.2-hapl.c, whole genome shotgun sequence genome encodes these proteins:
- the LOC127959744 gene encoding dynamin-like 120 kDa protein, mitochondrial isoform X4, with amino-acid sequence MLRAGSVVTCIACRNLLPSRMGVKFRVPLQKLHPLSRAIHHRYTANNNPQRPPHCSAARHYTSLSRLPMRPPKSRSGGHGYQQHRSFWVARLAARLLKLRYILLGSAVGGGYTAKKTYDEWKDMFPDMSQYTWIVPDFVWELSENIDLDKLASALPELEDLAKLLPDMEKIGENFTFLKSLLSSETTGESTLRATDIPPTSAAMSDSSEKQFKKSSDKEKVDQLQEELLRTQLKYQRMLERLEKENKELRKVVLQKDDKGIHQRKVKKSLIDLYSEVLDILSDYDSNYNTQDHLPRVVVVGDQSAGKTSVLEMIAQARIFPRGSGEMMTRSPVKVTLSEGPHHVAMFKDSTREFDLGKEADLAALRHEIEIRMRKSVKEGQTVSPETISLSVKGPGIQRMVLVDLPGVISTVTTGMAADTKETIFSISKAYMQNPNAIILCIQDGSVDAERSIVTDLVSQMDPQGKRTIFVLTKVDLAEKNLASPSRIQQIVEGKLFPMKALGYFAVVTGKGSSNESIDSIKDYEEDFFQSSRLLRDGMLKAHQVTTKNLSLAVSDCFWKMVRESVEQQADAFKASRFNLETEWKNNYPRLRELDRNELFEKAKNEILDEVISLSQVTPKHWESILQKKLWERVSTHVIENIYLPAAQTTNSGTFNTTVDIKLKQWTDKQLPHKALEVAWETLQEEFARFMAEYKEKDQDDIFEKLKEAVKDESIKRHKWNERAMDSLRVIQHNALEDRSITDKSQWDAAIQFMEETLQSRLKDTDSVIADMVGPDWKQRWMSWTNRTPEQHIRNETKNELEHLLKLHEDHTAYLANDEVTTVRKNLEGRGVEVDPVLIKDTWHQLYRRHFLQKALLHCNLCRRGFYYYQRHFVDSELECNDVVLFWRIQRMLAITANTLRQQLTNKEVRRLEKNVKEVLEDFGEDTEKKVQLITGRRVQLAEDLKKVREIQEKLEAFIEALHKEK; translated from the exons ATGTTACGAGCTGGAAGTGTAGTTACCTG CATTGCCTGCAGGAATCTGCTTCCCTCCAGAATGGGGGTGAAGTTCAGAGTTCCGCTGCAGAAACTGCACCCGCTCTCCCGTGCCATCCATCACCGCTACACTGCTAACAACAATCCACAAAGACCTCCTCACTGTTCAGCTGCCCGCCATTACACATCCCTCTCCAGGCTCCCCATGCGTCCTCCCAAATCCCGGTCAGGAGGCCACGGCTATCAACAGCACCGGTCCTTCTGGGTGGCCCGTCTTGCAGCCAGACTGCTGAAACTGAGGTACATCTTGCTGGGCTCAGCAGTTGGAGGCGGATATACAGCAAAAAAG aCTTACGATGAATGGAAAGATATGTTTCCTGATATGAGCCAGTACACATGGATTGTGCCAGACTTTGTTTGGGAGCTGAGTGAAAATATTGATTTAG ACAAGCTAGCCAGTGCTTTGCCTGAACTTGAAGATCTAGCCAAACTATTACCTGATATGGAAAAGATCGGAGAGAACTTCACCTTCCTAAAGAGCCTCCTGTCCAGTG AAACCACGGGTGAATCAACCCTGAGAGCAACAGATATCCCTCCAACCTCTGCAGCCATGTCTGACAGCAGTGAAAAACAGTTTAAGAAG TCATCTGATAAAGAAAAAGTTGACCAGCTTCAGGAAGAACTTCTTCGAACACAG TTAAAGTACCAACGGATGCTGGAGCGTCTGGAAAAGGAGAATAAGGAACTAAGGAAAGTGGTGTTGCAAAAAGATGACAAGGGTATTCACCAAAGAAAAGTCAAG AAATCTTTGATTGATTTGTACTCTGAGGTCCTGGACATTCTCTCAGATTATGATTCTAACTACAATACTCAAGATCATCTACCAAGA GTGGTGGTAGTTGGAGACCAGAGTGCAGGAAAGACCAGTGTGTTGGAGATGATAGCTCAAGCTAGGATCTTCCCCAGAGGCTCTGGAGAAATGATGACCAGATCTCCTGTCAAG GTGACATTGAGTGAAGGCCCTCACCATGTAGCAATGTTCAAAGACAGCACTCGTGAGTTCGACCTTGGGAAAGAGGCGGAT CTTGCAGCATTGAGGCACGAGATCGAAATCAGGATGAGGAAGAGTGTGAAGGAAGGTCAGACAGtaagcccagag ACCATCTCTCTTAGTGTAAAGGGTCCAGGAATTCAGAGAATGGTGCTCGTTGACTTGCCGGGTGTCATCAGT ACTGTGACAACAGGCATGGCGGCTGACACAAAAGAAACCATTTTCAGCATCAGTAAAGCCTACATGCAGAATCCAAATGCCATCATCCTCTGCATTCAGG aTGGCTCAGTAGACGCAGAGCGCAGTATAGTCACTGATCTGGTCAGTCAGATGGACCCTCAGGGTAAAAGGACCATCTTTGTTCTTACCAAGGTTGACCTGGCAGAAAAGAACCTAGCTAGTCCAAGCAGA atCCAGCAAATAGTTGAAGGCAAGTTATTCCCAATGAAGGCTTTGGGCTACTTTGCTGTAGTAACCGGCAAAG GCAGTTCTAATGAAAGCATAGACTCCATCAAGGACTACGAGGAGGACTTCTTTCAGAGCTCACGACTGCTGAG GGATGGCATGTTGAAAGCTCATCAGGTGACCACAAAGAACCTGAGTCTTGCTGTGTCAGACTGCTTCTGGAAGATGGTCAGGGAGTCAGTAGAACAACAAGCAGATGCCTTCAAAG CATCCCGATTTAACCTGGAGACTGAGTGGAAAAACAACTACCCTCGCTTACGAGAGCTGGACAGG AACGAGCTGTTTGAGAAAGCCAAAAATGAGATCTTAGATGAGGTGATCAGCTTGAGTCAAGTTACACCAAAACACTG gGAGTCCATCTTACAGAAGAAGCTTTGGGAAAGGGTCTCGACACACGTTATTGAGAACATCTACCTGCCCGCCGCTCAGACCACCAACTCGGGCACATTCAACACCACTGTAGACATCAAACTTAAGCAATGGACTGACAAACAACTTCCTCATAAAGCACTGGAG GTTGCTTGGGAGACATTGCAAGAGGAGTTTGCCCGCTTTATGGCAGAATACAAAGAGAAAGACCAGGATGACATCTTTGAGAAGCTGAAGGAAGCTGTCAAGGATGAAAGCATCAAACGACACAAGTGGAATGAAAGAGCCATGGACAGCTTG AGAGTGATTCAACACAACGCTCTGGAGGATCGTTCTATCACAGACAAGTCCCAGTGGGATGCCGCTATTCAGTTCATGGAGGAAACATTGCAGTCTCGCCTTAAAGACA CTGACTCAGTAATAGCAGATATGGTGGGGCCAGACTGGAAGCAGAGGTGGATGAGCTGGACAAATCGAACACCAGAGCAG CATATCCGTAATGAGACTAAAAATGAGCTGGAGCATCTGTTGAAGCTGCATGAGGATCACACAGCCTACCTGGCCAATGATGAGGTCACTACAGTGCGCAAAAACCTGGAGGGCCGAGGAGTGGAAGTGGACCCCGTACTT ATCAAGGACACTTGGCACCAACTCTATCGACGTCATTTCCTGCAGAAAGCGTTATTACATTGCAACCTCTGCCGGCGAGGTTTCTACTACTACCAGAGGCACTTTGTAGACTCTGAG CTTGAGTGCAATGATGTGGTTCTGTTCTGGAGGATCCAGAGGATGTTGGCCATCACAGCCAATACTCTTAGACAACAGCTCACTAATAAAGAGG tgCGGCGCTTAGAGAAGAACGTTAAAGAAGTATTAGAGGACTTTGGAGAGGATACTGAGAAGAAAGTCCAGCTGATCACAGGCAGGAGGGTTCAGTTGGCAGAAGACCTCA
- the LOC127959744 gene encoding dynamin-like 120 kDa protein, mitochondrial isoform X2: MLRAGSVVTCIACRNLLPSRMGVKFRVPLQKLHPLSRAIHHRYTANNNPQRPPHCSAARHYTSLSRLPMRPPKSRSGGHGYQQHRSFWVARLAARLLKLRYILLGSAVGGGYTAKKTYDEWKDMFPDMSQYTWIVPDFVWELSENIDLDKLASALPELEDLAKLLPDMEKIGENFTFLKSLLSSETTGESTLRATDIPPTSAAMSDSSEKQFKKQGLLSELILIQQQIQQHEEEMRQAAANNAPPPPRDPSPSPTPNPNPSPSQSKRKSSDKEKVDQLQEELLRTQLKYQRMLERLEKENKELRKVVLQKDDKGIHQRKVKKSLIDLYSEVLDILSDYDSNYNTQDHLPRVVVVGDQSAGKTSVLEMIAQARIFPRGSGEMMTRSPVKVTLSEGPHHVAMFKDSTREFDLGKEADLAALRHEIEIRMRKSVKEGQTVSPETISLSVKGPGIQRMVLVDLPGVISTVTTGMAADTKETIFSISKAYMQNPNAIILCIQDGSVDAERSIVTDLVSQMDPQGKRTIFVLTKVDLAEKNLASPSRIQQIVEGKLFPMKALGYFAVVTGKGSSNESIDSIKDYEEDFFQSSRLLRDGMLKAHQVTTKNLSLAVSDCFWKMVRESVEQQADAFKASRFNLETEWKNNYPRLRELDRNELFEKAKNEILDEVISLSQVTPKHWESILQKKLWERVSTHVIENIYLPAAQTTNSGTFNTTVDIKLKQWTDKQLPHKALEVAWETLQEEFARFMAEYKEKDQDDIFEKLKEAVKDESIKRHKWNERAMDSLRVIQHNALEDRSITDKSQWDAAIQFMEETLQSRLKDTDSVIADMVGPDWKQRWMSWTNRTPEQHIRNETKNELEHLLKLHEDHTAYLANDEVTTVRKNLEGRGVEVDPVLIKDTWHQLYRRHFLQKALLHCNLCRRGFYYYQRHFVDSELECNDVVLFWRIQRMLAITANTLRQQLTNKEVRRLEKNVKEVLEDFGEDTEKKVQLITGRRVQLAEDLKKVREIQEKLEAFIEALHKEK; the protein is encoded by the exons ATGTTACGAGCTGGAAGTGTAGTTACCTG CATTGCCTGCAGGAATCTGCTTCCCTCCAGAATGGGGGTGAAGTTCAGAGTTCCGCTGCAGAAACTGCACCCGCTCTCCCGTGCCATCCATCACCGCTACACTGCTAACAACAATCCACAAAGACCTCCTCACTGTTCAGCTGCCCGCCATTACACATCCCTCTCCAGGCTCCCCATGCGTCCTCCCAAATCCCGGTCAGGAGGCCACGGCTATCAACAGCACCGGTCCTTCTGGGTGGCCCGTCTTGCAGCCAGACTGCTGAAACTGAGGTACATCTTGCTGGGCTCAGCAGTTGGAGGCGGATATACAGCAAAAAAG aCTTACGATGAATGGAAAGATATGTTTCCTGATATGAGCCAGTACACATGGATTGTGCCAGACTTTGTTTGGGAGCTGAGTGAAAATATTGATTTAG ACAAGCTAGCCAGTGCTTTGCCTGAACTTGAAGATCTAGCCAAACTATTACCTGATATGGAAAAGATCGGAGAGAACTTCACCTTCCTAAAGAGCCTCCTGTCCAGTG AAACCACGGGTGAATCAACCCTGAGAGCAACAGATATCCCTCCAACCTCTGCAGCCATGTCTGACAGCAGTGAAAAACAGTTTAAGAAG CAGGGGCTGCTCAGCGAGCTTATACTCATTCAACAGCAGATCCAGCAGCATGAGGAGGAGATGCGGCAGGCGGCAGCCAATAATGCTCCGCCTCCGCCACGTGACCCCAGTCCCAGCCCGACCCCGAACCCGAACCCCAGCCCCTCGCAGTCCAAACGCAAG TCATCTGATAAAGAAAAAGTTGACCAGCTTCAGGAAGAACTTCTTCGAACACAG TTAAAGTACCAACGGATGCTGGAGCGTCTGGAAAAGGAGAATAAGGAACTAAGGAAAGTGGTGTTGCAAAAAGATGACAAGGGTATTCACCAAAGAAAAGTCAAG AAATCTTTGATTGATTTGTACTCTGAGGTCCTGGACATTCTCTCAGATTATGATTCTAACTACAATACTCAAGATCATCTACCAAGA GTGGTGGTAGTTGGAGACCAGAGTGCAGGAAAGACCAGTGTGTTGGAGATGATAGCTCAAGCTAGGATCTTCCCCAGAGGCTCTGGAGAAATGATGACCAGATCTCCTGTCAAG GTGACATTGAGTGAAGGCCCTCACCATGTAGCAATGTTCAAAGACAGCACTCGTGAGTTCGACCTTGGGAAAGAGGCGGAT CTTGCAGCATTGAGGCACGAGATCGAAATCAGGATGAGGAAGAGTGTGAAGGAAGGTCAGACAGtaagcccagag ACCATCTCTCTTAGTGTAAAGGGTCCAGGAATTCAGAGAATGGTGCTCGTTGACTTGCCGGGTGTCATCAGT ACTGTGACAACAGGCATGGCGGCTGACACAAAAGAAACCATTTTCAGCATCAGTAAAGCCTACATGCAGAATCCAAATGCCATCATCCTCTGCATTCAGG aTGGCTCAGTAGACGCAGAGCGCAGTATAGTCACTGATCTGGTCAGTCAGATGGACCCTCAGGGTAAAAGGACCATCTTTGTTCTTACCAAGGTTGACCTGGCAGAAAAGAACCTAGCTAGTCCAAGCAGA atCCAGCAAATAGTTGAAGGCAAGTTATTCCCAATGAAGGCTTTGGGCTACTTTGCTGTAGTAACCGGCAAAG GCAGTTCTAATGAAAGCATAGACTCCATCAAGGACTACGAGGAGGACTTCTTTCAGAGCTCACGACTGCTGAG GGATGGCATGTTGAAAGCTCATCAGGTGACCACAAAGAACCTGAGTCTTGCTGTGTCAGACTGCTTCTGGAAGATGGTCAGGGAGTCAGTAGAACAACAAGCAGATGCCTTCAAAG CATCCCGATTTAACCTGGAGACTGAGTGGAAAAACAACTACCCTCGCTTACGAGAGCTGGACAGG AACGAGCTGTTTGAGAAAGCCAAAAATGAGATCTTAGATGAGGTGATCAGCTTGAGTCAAGTTACACCAAAACACTG gGAGTCCATCTTACAGAAGAAGCTTTGGGAAAGGGTCTCGACACACGTTATTGAGAACATCTACCTGCCCGCCGCTCAGACCACCAACTCGGGCACATTCAACACCACTGTAGACATCAAACTTAAGCAATGGACTGACAAACAACTTCCTCATAAAGCACTGGAG GTTGCTTGGGAGACATTGCAAGAGGAGTTTGCCCGCTTTATGGCAGAATACAAAGAGAAAGACCAGGATGACATCTTTGAGAAGCTGAAGGAAGCTGTCAAGGATGAAAGCATCAAACGACACAAGTGGAATGAAAGAGCCATGGACAGCTTG AGAGTGATTCAACACAACGCTCTGGAGGATCGTTCTATCACAGACAAGTCCCAGTGGGATGCCGCTATTCAGTTCATGGAGGAAACATTGCAGTCTCGCCTTAAAGACA CTGACTCAGTAATAGCAGATATGGTGGGGCCAGACTGGAAGCAGAGGTGGATGAGCTGGACAAATCGAACACCAGAGCAG CATATCCGTAATGAGACTAAAAATGAGCTGGAGCATCTGTTGAAGCTGCATGAGGATCACACAGCCTACCTGGCCAATGATGAGGTCACTACAGTGCGCAAAAACCTGGAGGGCCGAGGAGTGGAAGTGGACCCCGTACTT ATCAAGGACACTTGGCACCAACTCTATCGACGTCATTTCCTGCAGAAAGCGTTATTACATTGCAACCTCTGCCGGCGAGGTTTCTACTACTACCAGAGGCACTTTGTAGACTCTGAG CTTGAGTGCAATGATGTGGTTCTGTTCTGGAGGATCCAGAGGATGTTGGCCATCACAGCCAATACTCTTAGACAACAGCTCACTAATAAAGAGG tgCGGCGCTTAGAGAAGAACGTTAAAGAAGTATTAGAGGACTTTGGAGAGGATACTGAGAAGAAAGTCCAGCTGATCACAGGCAGGAGGGTTCAGTTGGCAGAAGACCTCA
- the LOC127959744 gene encoding dynamin-like 120 kDa protein, mitochondrial isoform X1 produces the protein MLRAGSVVTCIACRNLLPSRMGVKFRVPLQKLHPLSRAIHHRYTANNNPQRPPHCSAARHYTSLSRLPMRPPKSRSGGHGYQQHRSFWVARLAARLLKLRYILLGSAVGGGYTAKKTYDEWKDMFPDMSQYTWIVPDFVWELSENIDLDKLASALPELEDLAKLLPDMEKIGENFTFLKSLLSSGLGSEVNGASGLRLLLETTGESTLRATDIPPTSAAMSDSSEKQFKKQGLLSELILIQQQIQQHEEEMRQAAANNAPPPPRDPSPSPTPNPNPSPSQSKRKSSDKEKVDQLQEELLRTQLKYQRMLERLEKENKELRKVVLQKDDKGIHQRKVKKSLIDLYSEVLDILSDYDSNYNTQDHLPRVVVVGDQSAGKTSVLEMIAQARIFPRGSGEMMTRSPVKVTLSEGPHHVAMFKDSTREFDLGKEADLAALRHEIEIRMRKSVKEGQTVSPETISLSVKGPGIQRMVLVDLPGVISTVTTGMAADTKETIFSISKAYMQNPNAIILCIQDGSVDAERSIVTDLVSQMDPQGKRTIFVLTKVDLAEKNLASPSRIQQIVEGKLFPMKALGYFAVVTGKGSSNESIDSIKDYEEDFFQSSRLLRDGMLKAHQVTTKNLSLAVSDCFWKMVRESVEQQADAFKASRFNLETEWKNNYPRLRELDRNELFEKAKNEILDEVISLSQVTPKHWESILQKKLWERVSTHVIENIYLPAAQTTNSGTFNTTVDIKLKQWTDKQLPHKALEVAWETLQEEFARFMAEYKEKDQDDIFEKLKEAVKDESIKRHKWNERAMDSLRVIQHNALEDRSITDKSQWDAAIQFMEETLQSRLKDTDSVIADMVGPDWKQRWMSWTNRTPEQHIRNETKNELEHLLKLHEDHTAYLANDEVTTVRKNLEGRGVEVDPVLIKDTWHQLYRRHFLQKALLHCNLCRRGFYYYQRHFVDSELECNDVVLFWRIQRMLAITANTLRQQLTNKEVRRLEKNVKEVLEDFGEDTEKKVQLITGRRVQLAEDLKKVREIQEKLEAFIEALHKEK, from the exons ATGTTACGAGCTGGAAGTGTAGTTACCTG CATTGCCTGCAGGAATCTGCTTCCCTCCAGAATGGGGGTGAAGTTCAGAGTTCCGCTGCAGAAACTGCACCCGCTCTCCCGTGCCATCCATCACCGCTACACTGCTAACAACAATCCACAAAGACCTCCTCACTGTTCAGCTGCCCGCCATTACACATCCCTCTCCAGGCTCCCCATGCGTCCTCCCAAATCCCGGTCAGGAGGCCACGGCTATCAACAGCACCGGTCCTTCTGGGTGGCCCGTCTTGCAGCCAGACTGCTGAAACTGAGGTACATCTTGCTGGGCTCAGCAGTTGGAGGCGGATATACAGCAAAAAAG aCTTACGATGAATGGAAAGATATGTTTCCTGATATGAGCCAGTACACATGGATTGTGCCAGACTTTGTTTGGGAGCTGAGTGAAAATATTGATTTAG ACAAGCTAGCCAGTGCTTTGCCTGAACTTGAAGATCTAGCCAAACTATTACCTGATATGGAAAAGATCGGAGAGAACTTCACCTTCCTAAAGAGCCTCCTGTCCAGTG GTTTGGGTAGTGAAGTCAATGGAGCTTCTGGTCTGCGTCTGTTATTAG AAACCACGGGTGAATCAACCCTGAGAGCAACAGATATCCCTCCAACCTCTGCAGCCATGTCTGACAGCAGTGAAAAACAGTTTAAGAAG CAGGGGCTGCTCAGCGAGCTTATACTCATTCAACAGCAGATCCAGCAGCATGAGGAGGAGATGCGGCAGGCGGCAGCCAATAATGCTCCGCCTCCGCCACGTGACCCCAGTCCCAGCCCGACCCCGAACCCGAACCCCAGCCCCTCGCAGTCCAAACGCAAG TCATCTGATAAAGAAAAAGTTGACCAGCTTCAGGAAGAACTTCTTCGAACACAG TTAAAGTACCAACGGATGCTGGAGCGTCTGGAAAAGGAGAATAAGGAACTAAGGAAAGTGGTGTTGCAAAAAGATGACAAGGGTATTCACCAAAGAAAAGTCAAG AAATCTTTGATTGATTTGTACTCTGAGGTCCTGGACATTCTCTCAGATTATGATTCTAACTACAATACTCAAGATCATCTACCAAGA GTGGTGGTAGTTGGAGACCAGAGTGCAGGAAAGACCAGTGTGTTGGAGATGATAGCTCAAGCTAGGATCTTCCCCAGAGGCTCTGGAGAAATGATGACCAGATCTCCTGTCAAG GTGACATTGAGTGAAGGCCCTCACCATGTAGCAATGTTCAAAGACAGCACTCGTGAGTTCGACCTTGGGAAAGAGGCGGAT CTTGCAGCATTGAGGCACGAGATCGAAATCAGGATGAGGAAGAGTGTGAAGGAAGGTCAGACAGtaagcccagag ACCATCTCTCTTAGTGTAAAGGGTCCAGGAATTCAGAGAATGGTGCTCGTTGACTTGCCGGGTGTCATCAGT ACTGTGACAACAGGCATGGCGGCTGACACAAAAGAAACCATTTTCAGCATCAGTAAAGCCTACATGCAGAATCCAAATGCCATCATCCTCTGCATTCAGG aTGGCTCAGTAGACGCAGAGCGCAGTATAGTCACTGATCTGGTCAGTCAGATGGACCCTCAGGGTAAAAGGACCATCTTTGTTCTTACCAAGGTTGACCTGGCAGAAAAGAACCTAGCTAGTCCAAGCAGA atCCAGCAAATAGTTGAAGGCAAGTTATTCCCAATGAAGGCTTTGGGCTACTTTGCTGTAGTAACCGGCAAAG GCAGTTCTAATGAAAGCATAGACTCCATCAAGGACTACGAGGAGGACTTCTTTCAGAGCTCACGACTGCTGAG GGATGGCATGTTGAAAGCTCATCAGGTGACCACAAAGAACCTGAGTCTTGCTGTGTCAGACTGCTTCTGGAAGATGGTCAGGGAGTCAGTAGAACAACAAGCAGATGCCTTCAAAG CATCCCGATTTAACCTGGAGACTGAGTGGAAAAACAACTACCCTCGCTTACGAGAGCTGGACAGG AACGAGCTGTTTGAGAAAGCCAAAAATGAGATCTTAGATGAGGTGATCAGCTTGAGTCAAGTTACACCAAAACACTG gGAGTCCATCTTACAGAAGAAGCTTTGGGAAAGGGTCTCGACACACGTTATTGAGAACATCTACCTGCCCGCCGCTCAGACCACCAACTCGGGCACATTCAACACCACTGTAGACATCAAACTTAAGCAATGGACTGACAAACAACTTCCTCATAAAGCACTGGAG GTTGCTTGGGAGACATTGCAAGAGGAGTTTGCCCGCTTTATGGCAGAATACAAAGAGAAAGACCAGGATGACATCTTTGAGAAGCTGAAGGAAGCTGTCAAGGATGAAAGCATCAAACGACACAAGTGGAATGAAAGAGCCATGGACAGCTTG AGAGTGATTCAACACAACGCTCTGGAGGATCGTTCTATCACAGACAAGTCCCAGTGGGATGCCGCTATTCAGTTCATGGAGGAAACATTGCAGTCTCGCCTTAAAGACA CTGACTCAGTAATAGCAGATATGGTGGGGCCAGACTGGAAGCAGAGGTGGATGAGCTGGACAAATCGAACACCAGAGCAG CATATCCGTAATGAGACTAAAAATGAGCTGGAGCATCTGTTGAAGCTGCATGAGGATCACACAGCCTACCTGGCCAATGATGAGGTCACTACAGTGCGCAAAAACCTGGAGGGCCGAGGAGTGGAAGTGGACCCCGTACTT ATCAAGGACACTTGGCACCAACTCTATCGACGTCATTTCCTGCAGAAAGCGTTATTACATTGCAACCTCTGCCGGCGAGGTTTCTACTACTACCAGAGGCACTTTGTAGACTCTGAG CTTGAGTGCAATGATGTGGTTCTGTTCTGGAGGATCCAGAGGATGTTGGCCATCACAGCCAATACTCTTAGACAACAGCTCACTAATAAAGAGG tgCGGCGCTTAGAGAAGAACGTTAAAGAAGTATTAGAGGACTTTGGAGAGGATACTGAGAAGAAAGTCCAGCTGATCACAGGCAGGAGGGTTCAGTTGGCAGAAGACCTCA